The Longimicrobium sp. nucleotide sequence CGCCGCGGCTGGCTTCGGCGCTTAGTTCTCCCCCGCCCCTGCGAAGCGGGGGAGGGGGCCGGGGGGAGGGGGCCGGCCGCGGCCGCACGAATGCTCGCTGATCACACCGGGACCATCCATGAAACGACCCCAGCGCGAGTTCTACTCGATCGGCGAGGTGTGCGAGCTGTTCGGGCTGAAGCCGCACGTGCTGCGCTACTGGGAAACGCAGTTCCCCGCGCTCAGCCCGCCCAAGAACCGCGCCGGCAACCGCGTCTATCGCCAGAAGGACCTGGAGCTGATCGCGCTGATCCAGCAC carries:
- a CDS encoding MerR family transcriptional regulator — encoded protein: MKRPQREFYSIGEVCELFGLKPHVLRYWETQFPALSPPKNRAGNRVYRQKDLELIALIQHLVRDERYTLEGARARIEELRQEGAAAEIAGRALEHSFVRALRGELEELLEILTPPSSG